A DNA window from Doryrhamphus excisus isolate RoL2022-K1 chromosome 2, RoL_Dexc_1.0, whole genome shotgun sequence contains the following coding sequences:
- the klhl8 gene encoding kelch-like protein 8, whose protein sequence is MAPGDVVPDHAKQPKPKEKRLTNKSSKVDCESDGSFLFEAHEAWKDFHNSLRHFYEVGELCDVTLKVGNRLIPCHKLVLACVIPYFRAMFLSEMTEAKQKLIEIKDFDGDAIQDLVHFAYSSKLTLTVDNVQPLLYAACILQVELVARACCEYMKAHFHPTNCLAVRTFAESHNRVDLMDMADRYACEHFTEVVECEDFTCVSPQHLRTLLSSSELNIHSETQVYKAAVKWLKANPQHHQVWLDQIFSQVRLPLLPVDFLTGTVAKDEMIKGNLSCRDLMDEARNYHLHLSNKAVPDFEYSARTVPRKHTAGVLFCVGGRGGSGDPFRSIECYSISKNSWFLGPEMNSRRRHVGVISVGGKVYAVGGHDGNEHLGNMEVFDPLTNKWMMKASMNTKRRGIALAALGGPIYAIGGLDDNSCFNDVERYDIESDCWSAVAPMNTPRGGVGSVALGSYVYAVGGNDGMASLSSVERFDPHLNKWTEVNEMGQRRAGNGVSKLNGCLYVVGGFDDNSPLSSVERFDPRVHRWEYVSELTTPRGGVGVATVMGRVFAVGGHNGNIYLNTVEAFEPRMNRWELVGSVYHCRAGAGVAVCSSHVSQIRDVGQGSSNVVNCM, encoded by the exons ATGGCGCCTGGGGATGTGGTGCCGGACCATGCCAAGCAGCCCAAGCCCAAGGAGAAGCGGCTCACCAACAAGTCGTCAAAAGTAGACTGTGAGTCGGACGGCTCCTTCCTCTTCGAGGCCCACGAGGCTTGGAAGGACTTTCATAACTCGCTAAGACACTTCTACGAAGTCGGAGAGCTCTGTGACGTGACGCTGAAG gTGGGCAACAGGCTGATACCATGTCACAAGCTGGTGTTGGCCTGCGTAATCCCATACTTCAG GGCCATGTTTCTGTCTGAAATGACCGAAGCCAAGCAGAAGCTCATTGAGATCAAGGACTTTGATGGAGATGCCATACAGGATCTAGTCCATTTTGCATACTCCTCCAAGCTAACGCTGACCGTAGACAACGTCCAGCCTCTGCTTTACGCCGCCTGCATCCTCCAG GTGGAGCTGGTAGCCAGAGCGTGCTGCGAGTACATGAAGGCCCACTTCCACCCCACCAACTGCTTGGCCGTGCGCACCTTTGCAGAGAGCCACAACCGTGTGGACCTGATGGACATGGCCGACCGCTACGCCTGTGAGCACTTCACAGAGGTCGTGGAGTGTGAGGACTTCACCTGCGTGTCTCCACAGCACCTGCGAACACTGCTGTCATCCAGCGAGCTTAATATCCACTCTGAAACACAAGTGTACAAAGCAGCGGTGAAATGGCTCAAAGCAAATCCGCAGCACCACCAGGTCTGGCTGGACCAGATCTTTTCTCAG GTGCGCCTCCCCCTGCTCCCTGTAGACTTCCTGACCGGAACAGTGGCCAAGGACGAGATGATCAAAGGTAACCTGAGCTGCCGTGACCTGATGGACGAGGCCAGGAACTACCACTTGCACCTCAGCAACAAAGCCGTGCCGGACTTTGAATACTCCGCCCGCACCGTACCACGAAAACACACCGCAG GGGTTCTGTTCTGCGTGGGTGGCCGTGGGGGTTCTGGCGACCCATTTCGCAGCATTGAGTGCTATTCCATCAGTAAGAATAGCTGGTTCCTGGGCCCTGAGATGAACAGCAGACGGCGGCATGTTGGCGTCATTTCTGTAGGAG gAAAAGTTTATGCCGTGGGGGGCCATGACGGTAACGAGCACCTTGGCAACATGGAGGTGTTTGACCCGCTCACCAACAAGTGGATGATGAAAGCCTCCATGAACACCAAGCG GAGGGGTATCGCCCTGGCAGCGCTCGGTGGGCCCATTTACGCCATTGGCGGTCTGGACGACAACTCGTGCTTCAACGACGTGGAGCGATACGACATCGAGAGCGACTGCTGGAGCGCTGTGGCCCCGATGAACACGCCCAGAGGAGGGGTGGGCTCTGTGGCGCTGGGG AGCTACGTCTACGCGGTGGGAGGCAACGACGGAATGGCGTCACTCTCGAGTGTGGAGCGCTTTGACCCGCACCTCAACAAGTGGACAGAGGTCAACGAGATGGGTCAGCGGCGGGCCGGGAACGGAGTCAGCAAACTGAACGGCTGCCTCTACGTTGTCG GTGGTTTTGACGACAACTCGCCACTTAGCTCCGTGGAGCGCTTTGACCCTCGAGTGCACCGCTGGGAGTACGTGTCGGAGCTGACCACCCCGCGGGGAGGTGTGGGCGTCGCCACAGTGATGGGCAGAGTGTTCGCGGTGGGCGGACACAACGGCAACATCTACCTGAACACGGTGGAGGCCTTTGAGCCTCGAATGAACAG GTGGGAGCTGGTGGGATCCGTGTACCACTGCCGAGCCGGAGCGGGCGTGGCCGTGTGCTCGTCGCACGTGAGCCAGATCAGGGATGTAGGTCAAGGCTCTAGCAACGTGGTCAACTGTATGTGA